The DNA segment GCGCCTCGGCCGCATCGAACTTGTCGGGCATAAAATACAGTTCGCGCGCGCGTGCCGCCCCGATAATTCGCGGGAGCGTCCACGGACCACCCATGTCCCCTGCCACCCCGACATCGAGGAACGCGACGTTGAAACGCGCCGACTGCGCGGCGAAGCGAAAATCGCAGGCGCACGCCCATCCGAGTCCTGCACCCGCACACGCGCCGTTGATGGCGGCGACCGTCACGGCCGGCATCTCGTGCAGCAAAACCGGGACGCGAAAATCTTCCGCGGTGAGACGATCTGCTTCGCTCCCCTCACCCGAGGCAATCATGTTGAGGTCCGCCCCCGGACAGAAGCCGCGCTCACCGGCTCCAGTGAGCAACAGCACCCGCAGCTCGCGATCCTCGGCAGCAGCGGCGAGGGCCCGCCCGGCCTCGAGGAGCATCCGGTTAGTCATCGCGTTCATGCGCTCGGGGCGGTACATGGTAAGCGTCGCGACCGGCCCCTTCTTTTCGTAGCGGATGTGCTCAAACTGCATAGCATTCATGACTTTGCTCCGTGCCAGCGCTGGAAGCGGGGCGCGCGCTTCTCGAGCAACGACTCGGCGCCCTCGGTGGCATCGGGATGCTCGAGAGATTCCTGGGTTAGCCGATCGGCGTCGTGGATCGCCGGCGCCATTGCTTCGGAGAGATGCCGGTAGACCTGCGCCTTCATCACCGCGATCGAGCGGGGCGAGATGTTGGCAGCGAGGTCGCGAATATAGCCGCGCGCTTCATCGATCAGCTTATCGGGCGCCACGACGCGATCGACCAGGCCAATACGCAACGCTTCGGCCGCGTCGATCCGCCGCGAGCTCCATAGCAGATCCAGCGCACGGCTCACACCGACCATGCGCGGCAAGAGCCAGCTCGTCCCATGCTCGGCGATCAGCCCGCGCTTGGAAAATACCGTGGTGAAACTCGCGCCTTCCGACGCAAATCGGAGGTCACACATCATCGCGAGCACAAACCCGCCGCCTGCCGTTACCCCGTTGACCGCCGCGATCACCGGTTTGGAAATTCTAAGGATGTAACTGAAGAGCGCGGGCAGCTCATCCGGCGCAGGCGAGGTGGGAGGCAGCGGCGAGCCTTCCTGGGTAGAGCGCCGAAGGTCGCCCGCATCCAGACCGGCGCTGAATCCCCGTCCGTTACCGGTGATGACGATTCCGACTACCCGGTCGTCGGCAGCGGCTCGATTCATCGCGGATCGAATTTCCTCGATCATCGCAAAGGTGAACGCGTTGAGTTTCTCAGGCCGGTTCAGCCGGACGATCGCGACGGGGTCGTCTATTTCCGTGATGACATTCGACATGTCTGCTCCCAAAAAAGAGGTTGGTACACTTTACCGGCAAATGTCCACCCCAACGAACTCACGCTCGTGATTAGAGAAGGCGGCTGGCGAAAGCCGCCCACAGGCTCGAGGCGATGCCCGTTCGGCTGGAGGCCCACCTTGACCTCTTTCCCGAGATCGAGACCAACCTTGTTCTTCGTGAAATGAGGCTGGCGGACGGCGCTGGCACTTGGCGGGCGCAAGTGGAATTCCTCCAGCGCACGCCTCATATTTCTGATTCAGGTAAGCGATGCCTGCCTTCCGCGCCCCCATGATAAATCTCTACTCGCGCGATCTTCCTCGCGCAGTCGCCTTCTATTCCGAACTGGGTTTTGTTGAGACATTTCGCACCCCAGCCTCGGGCGAACCCGTCCACGTCAGAGCTCAGATTGGATGGGTTCACTCTCGGAATTGCGACGCTGGAGGCGGCCCGAGAGCACCACGCCCTTCGTCCAGAAGGGGAAGGGCGCGGCATCGAAATCGTTCTTTGGACCGACGACACTGATTCCACCGTAAGCGCATTGGTCGCCAAGAGCGCTCCTCTGCTTTCTGCGGCGCATGACTTTCTTGACGGCAAGCAGCACGCTGCGCGGATCGCCGATCCGGATGGCAATCCGATACAACTCGTTCAACGTAGGGCCTGAACCGGCCTGGTAAATTTAGTGCTCGGGCGGGTATCCGGGTGGCGACCATTTCAGGAAGAGGTTGGAAAACTCGCGGAACTAGTCGGTTCTGACCTCAGTTTCAATCAGTCACTGAGCATCGGTCTGGAAATAGTAGCGGTGGCTCTGGAAAGAGTAGAACAGTTCTTCGCCGCCGGTGTCGGTCATCGGGACCGCCTGTCTTGGTGCTTCCATATGCTGGGCCAACTGTACGCGGTCCTTGCCGATCCACTCCGCTGCCGCTCTACGGCTCTCCTGCTCCACGCATCCCGCGCAGC comes from the Candidatus Binataceae bacterium genome and includes:
- a CDS encoding enoyl-CoA hydratase-related protein — protein: MNAMQFEHIRYEKKGPVATLTMYRPERMNAMTNRMLLEAGRALAAAAEDRELRVLLLTGAGERGFCPGADLNMIASGEGSEADRLTAEDFRVPVLLHEMPAVTVAAINGACAGAGLGWACACDFRFAAQSARFNVAFLDVGVAGDMGGPWTLPRIIGAARARELYFMPDKFDAAEALRIGLVSKVFPDTSFRAEVDAIVSRLAEAAPIALRTMKSNFLEAEKVEFASYIAVESSRHMPMFNLHDTKEAFAAKVEKRKPRFIGK
- a CDS encoding enoyl-CoA hydratase-related protein encodes the protein MSNVITEIDDPVAIVRLNRPEKLNAFTFAMIEEIRSAMNRAAADDRVVGIVITGNGRGFSAGLDAGDLRRSTQEGSPLPPTSPAPDELPALFSYILRISKPVIAAVNGVTAGGGFVLAMMCDLRFASEGASFTTVFSKRGLIAEHGTSWLLPRMVGVSRALDLLWSSRRIDAAEALRIGLVDRVVAPDKLIDEARGYIRDLAANISPRSIAVMKAQVYRHLSEAMAPAIHDADRLTQESLEHPDATEGAESLLEKRAPRFQRWHGAKS